In the Podospora bellae-mahoneyi strain CBS 112042 chromosome 4, whole genome shotgun sequence genome, one interval contains:
- a CDS encoding hypothetical protein (EggNog:ENOG503P4Q4; COG:B) yields the protein MIGKGGELLYEVKWEGYEKKSDRTWEPEENLTENASEALNEYLKSIGGREALLNETHTAVQGKKRGRKDSSTPQASSTSKRSKRNGSHPADSEPPASAKQAVWKPPAGSWEDHIAHLDACEDEETHKLMVYLTWKNGHKTQHETSVIYSRCPQKMLQFYERHVRIVKREETPVDSPPANS from the exons ATGATTGGAAAG GGCGGAGAATTACTCTATGAGGTCAAATGGGAAGGATACGAAAAGAAGTCGGACCGCACATGGGAACCGGAGGAAAATTTGAC TGAGAACGCCTCCGAGGCTCTCAATGAATACCTGAAGAGCATTGGTGGCAGAGAAGCGCTCCTTAACGAAACCCACACCGCCGTCCAGGGCAAGAAGCGCGGCCGCAAGGATTCGTCAACCCCGCAAGCATCTAGCACCAGCAAACGATCCAAGAGAAATGGCAGCCATCCTGCAGACTCCGAGCCCCCAGCCAGCGCTAAGCAAGCGGTCTGGAAGCCACCAGCAGGAAGCTGGGAAGATCATATTGCGCACCTTGACGCatgcgaggacgaggagaccCACAAGCTCATGGTGTACCTAACATGGAAGAACGGGCACAAGACTCAACACGAGACTAGCGTCATCTACTCGAGATGCCCTCAAAAA ATGCTGCAGTTTTACGAGCGTCATGTACGCATCGTCAAGAGGGAAGAGACACCGGTCGACTCACCCCCTGCCAACTCCTGA
- a CDS encoding hypothetical protein (EggNog:ENOG503P3FR; COG:S), producing MPTRGPVPVSLVPFSQAETLKVGPLIVRVFEDGSNTQNRVSAVTITLPPGTSGPPMHWHRFYDELFFVTKGTVVFSTPEGDFVAKTGDCMTVPPGAIHTFRNGSESEEGECYMTATPGHYVDYFRMLSKATAGLVGGKLGKEETEHLMALFGTFPPDVESEP from the exons ATGCCAACCCGCGGCCCCGTCCCCGTCTCTCTAgtccccttctcccaagcAGAAACCCTCAAAGTCGGCCCCCTGATTGTCAGAGTTTTTGAAGATGGTTCGAACACCCAGAACAGAGTCTCAGCCGtgaccatcaccctccccccggGAACGTCAGGGCCGCCAATGCACTGGCATCGGTTTTACGACgagctcttcttcgtcaccaAGGGCACAGTCGTCTTTTCTACCCCGGAAGGGGACTTCGTCGCCAAAACGGGCGACTGCATGACTGTGCCCCCGGGTGCGATCCACACCTTCAGGAATGGGAGTGagagcgaggaaggggagtgCTACATGACGGCTACGCCGGGGCATTATGTTGATT aTTTCAGAATGTTGTCCAAGGCTactgctgggttggtgggggggaagttgggcaaggaggagacggagcaTTTG ATGGCCCTGTTTGGTACTTTCCCGCCTGATGTTGAGAGTGAGCCTTGA